The following coding sequences are from one Macaca nemestrina isolate mMacNem1 chromosome 1, mMacNem.hap1, whole genome shotgun sequence window:
- the LOC112423412 gene encoding olfactory receptor 2T10: MWLANQTLGGDFFLLGIFSQISHPGLLCLLIFSIFLMAVTWNITLILLIHIDSSLHTPMYFFINQLSLIDLTYISVTVPKMLVNQLAKEKTISVLGCGTQMYFYLQLGGAEYCLLAAMAYDRYVAICHPLHYSVLMSQRVCLLLASGCWFVGSVDGFMLTPITMTFPFCRSHEIHHFFCEVPAVLKLSCSDTSLYKIFMYLCCVIMLLIPVTVISVSYYFIILTIHKMNSAEGRKKAFTTCSSHMTVVSLFYGAAIYNYMLPSSHHTPEKDMMVSFFYTILTPVLNPIIYSFRNKDVTGALKKMLRMQKAPY, translated from the coding sequence ATGTGGCTGGCCAACCAGACCCTGGGTGGTGACTTTTTCCTGTTGGGAATCTTTAGCCAGATCTCACACCCTGGCCTCCTCTGCTTGCTTATCTTCAGTATATTTTTGATGGCTGTGACTTGGAATATTACATTGATACTTCTGATCCACATTGACTCCTCTCTGCATACTCCCATGTACTTCTTTATAAACCAGCTCTCCCTCATAGACTTGACATATATTTCTGTCACTGTCCCCAAAATGCTGGTGAACCAGCTGGCCAAAGAGAAGACCATCTCGGTCCTTGGGTGTGGGACCCAGATGTACTTCTACCTGCAGTTGGGAGGTGCAGAGTACTGCCTTCTAGCTGCCATGGCCTATGACCGCTACGTGGCCATCTGTCATCCTCTCCATTACTCTGTGCTCATGAGCCAGAGGGTATGTCTCCTCCTGGCATCAGGTTGCTGGTTCGTGGGCTCAGTGGATGGCTTCATGCTCACTCCCATCACCATGACCTTCCCCTTctgcagatctcatgagattcacCACTTCTTCTGTGAGGTCCCTGCTGTTTTGAAGCTCTCTTGCTCAGACACCTCACTTTACAAGATTTTCATGTACTTGTGCTGTGTCATCATGCTCTTGATCCCTGTGACAGTCATTTCTGTGTCTTACTACTTTATCATCCTCACCATCCATAAGATGAACTCAGCTGAGGGTCGGAAGAAGGCCTTCACCACCTGCTCCTCCCACATGACAGTGGTCAGCCTCTTCTATGGAGCTGCTATTTACAACTACATGCTCCCCAGCTCCCACCACACCCCGGAGAAAGATATGATGGTGTCCTTTTTCTACACTATCCTTACACCTGTGTTGAATCCTATCATTTACAGTTTCAGGAATAAGGATGTCACAGGGGCTTTGAAAAAAATGCTAAGAATGCAGAAAGCTCCATATTAA